In Hydractinia symbiolongicarpus strain clone_291-10 chromosome 4, HSymV2.1, whole genome shotgun sequence, the following proteins share a genomic window:
- the LOC130641070 gene encoding uncharacterized protein LOC130641070 isoform X5 — protein MESNDELDVFHWTKYKDLQSVPCEVVKVLVEKCEETLKGIFTGKEWRKRCDIYKQRGRARESLTNDVRFGAFTKEQIDVIVKTLLKIFCPNNSTKNFDFVFKVLLPETVTLIYSRVNEISVEEAEEQVSNVGISVLKEGSDSDDGSNKESKEHSENEFSHDVNCYPPTDDDDVSPKGKSILQKRLKAEIFIAKKERKDFCLEKDGDSIGVSTKKQNNGEYYHSAFEEENNEEEEEEEKKEDMNLKNKTGFEGNKRTKLKCLKQDGRKKKVTAKKRLKNKKVPEMPSTKRRAISAKEVWKIVNERNRQDDWFDTTGKSDDNESNTPESDLEENVHAIVHTLSKKEKRKKKESDEIMELKKSMEVMRKRLEKAEKAAEREYTYVEGDNENDDDDVDMSVQKSENTSEEIRKTHKILSHGKILANKRKAERKRKKMLACVNKYVGPPGTIKERKTGVIDYRKVYDIKCPVCSVVSSRLYQHLMLQHKFSDREAKLKESEVRVMFLWSKKEKHGIPKPLPCAICGVWHLRLRTHLKRKHKFEGSKITEILETARKENWANEGCLENKAKLVKTANQKAKKRKKCNREELINTGRTIKYLPDNAKEVNASNKADWDIEGDNFLMYYETGEELLEAFKSEVEKKKGAVKAKRYRQHVEYIWTIIDPNMAVIPASAFANCLLVEDKYHDPTYRLIGKGGNEASTLRVRYVALRAFIRFLRRRHVYGGITRDQMTALSEYIDEWNADFTESIAQRKTDIRRIKIKRLMTPTHMIKYGRSNFVQGLVKSIERVAKSEKPTKRFCQQVRDYLITNLCIMNGLRSSNLIELRVSDVQEAHTSEEYPGYMVFTNSRYKTSTIYGEKVIVLPKNVFEHLKYYVKEIRPVLNPTTNTYLFISSDTNQLSHATIGSSLTSSFKNAAVFGKHEYDRVSPTRIRCACATFGCKVDGIDSGYFAKHFMKNKEDTTNIHYNLYSNHREALKLAMMMGNTFEVGGVTQTLKKEDVEKITSAILKNEKVMPCKDDVIEWVSKNNSLEPKELSDFMDILEELEGETNRIDLFYNKNGGNVKKKDAKKSVAVPKTTLKTYPKRKQKPPKGSCLVLQHQYGEDSIGSNSSNNDDSSEEDDNSICEFSAESLNEISDENLQTMSEVDDCEVENHPLKDSLDEKIAKYETVKKNDLVKGRKHCRTMFLGLTYVCEELMKRKDYDNVSKTKTFTANEVKRCISKNEKMKEACKGKDADYWKYLVLNMREKYQRAMKREEYCKCRQWLNEAKDMMNHWNT, from the exons ATGGAGTCGAATGATGAATTAGATGTATTTCACTGGACTAAATAcaa GGACCTTCAATCCGTACCATGTGAAGTAGTAAAAGTTCTGGTTGAAAAGTGTGAAGAAACATTAAAGGGAATATTTACTGGAAAG GAATGGCGAAAACGATGTGATATTTACAAACAAAGAGGCCGAGCTAGAG aaTCTCTTACAAATGATGTTCGTTTTGGTGCATTTACAAAAGAGCAAATTGATGTGATTGTAAAAACTTTGTTGAAGATTTTTTGTCCAAATAACAGTACAAAG AACTTTGATTTCGTGTTTAAAGTTCTTTTGCCAGAGACCGTGACACTTATATACAgtcgtgtaaatgagatatcaGTGGAAGAG gcTGAAGAACAAGTTAGCAATGTTGGAATTTCTGTCTTAAAGGAAGGTAGTGATTCCGATGATGGAtcaaataaagaaagtaaagaacATTCAG AAAACGAGTTTAGTCATGATGTTAACTGTTATCCTCCAacagatgatgatgatgtttctCCCAAAGGAAAAA GTATTCTACAAAAGCGTTTAAAGGCAGAAATATTTATAGCTAAAAAGGAGAGAAAAG ATTTTTGTCTAGAAAAAGACGGAGACAGTATTGGCGTAAGcacgaaaaaacaaaataatggcGAATATTATCATTCTGCTTTTGAAGAAGAGAATAatgaagaggaagaagaagaagaaaagaaagaagatatgaacttaaaaaacaaaactgggtTTGAAGGTAACAAAAGGACTAAATTAAAATGCCTAAAGCAGGATGGACGGAAGAAAAAGGTCACtgcaaaaaaaaggttaaaaaacaaaaaag ttccaGAAATGCCGTCTACTAAAAGAAGGGCAATCTCAGCCAAGGAAGTATGGAAAATTGTCAACGAAAGAAATCGTCAAG ACGATTGGTTTGACACAACTGGAAAAAGCGATGACAATGAGTCCAACACACCAGAGTCAGATCTAGAAGAAAACGTTCATGCCA TTGTCCATACCCTCTcaaagaaagagaaaagaaaaaagaaagaatcag atgAGATCATGGAATTGAAGAAAAGTATGGAGGTCATGAGGAAGCGCTTAGAAAAAGCAGAAAAAGCAGCCGAGAGAGAATATACGTACGTAGAAGGTGAtaatgaaaatgatgatgacgatgttgATATGTCTGTACAGAAAAGTGAAAATACAAGTGAAGAGATAAGGAAAACACATAAGATCTTAAGCCATGGAAAGATTCTTGCTAACAAGAGAAAAGctgaaagaaaaaggaaaaagatgTTAGCCTGTGTGAACAAGTATGTCGGGCCTCCCGGTACTATAAAAGAGCGCAAAACTGGCGTTATTGACTACAGAAAAGTATATGACATTAAATGCCCGGTTTGTTCAGTTGTATCTAGCAGACTCTACCAGCATTTAATGCTTCAACACAAATTTTCGGATAGGGAAGCAAAACTAAAAGAGTCAGAAGTCAGGGTGATGTTTCTTTGGTCAAAAAAGGAAAAGCATGGTATCCCAAAACCGTTGCCTTGCGCAATCTGTGGAGTTTGGCACCTGCGTCTTCGTACCCACCTGAAAAGGAAACACAAATTTGAAGGATCAAAAATCACAGAAATTTTAGAAACTGCGCGAAAAGAAAATTGGGCTAACGAAGGATGTTTGGAAAATAAAGCCAAACTAGTCAAGACAGCCAATCAAAAGGCGAAAAAACGTAAGAAATGTAATAGAGAAGAATTGATTAATACTGGGAGAACGATTAAGTATCTGCCAGATAATGCGAAGGAAGTAAATGCATCTAACAAAGCAGATTGGGATATTGAAGGAGATAACTTTCTCATGTATTATGAAACCGGAGAGGAGTTGCTAgaagcttttaaaagtgaagtgGAAAAGAAGAAAGGAGCTGTTAAGGCAAAGAG GTACAGACAGCATGTGGAGTACATATGGACTATTATCGATCCCAACATGGCAGTGATACCAGCCAGTGCATTTGCAAATTGCTTGCTTGTTGAAGATAAATACCACGATCCAACTTACCGCTTGATTGGTAAAGGAGGAAATGAGGCTTCCACTCTAAGGGTTAGATACGTCGCTTTGAGAGCATTTATTAGATTTTTACGTCGTCGCCATGTCTATGGCGGCATTACCCGTGATCAAATGACAGCTTTGTCGGAATATATCGATGAATGGAACGCTGATTTTACTGAATCCATTGCCCAGCGTAAAACTGACATTAGACGAATTAAGATTAAACGCTTAATGACTCCTACCCATATGATTAAATATGGCCGCTCAAATTTTGTGCAGGGTCTTGTGAAAAGTATTGAAAGGGTCGCTAAGTCTGAGAAACCTACAAAACGGTTTTGTCAGCAGGTTAGAGACTATCTGATTACTAACTTGTGCATAATGAATGGGTTGAGATCATCAAACCTGATAGAACTCAGGGTTTCGGATGTCCAGGAAGCGCACACTAGCGAAGAATATCCTGGATACATGGTGTTTACTAATTCCCGTTATAAAACATCCACAATATATGGTGAAAAGGTCATTGTCTTGCCTAAAAACGTGTTTGAACATCTTAAATACTATGTCAAAGAAATAAGGCCTGTTTTGAATCCCACAACAAATACTTATTTATTCATTTCATCAGATACAAATCAACTGTCGCACGCTACAATTGGCAGTAGCCTGACGTCATCTTTCAAAAATGCGGCGGTATTTGGCAAACACGAATATGATAGAGTAAGTCCTACTCGAATAAGATGTGCATGTGCAACATTCGGGTGTAAGGTTGATGGAATTGACAGTGGTTATTTCGCAAAGCACTTTATGAAAAATAAAGAGGATACCACAAATATCCATTACAATTTGTATTCAAATCATAGAGAGGCATTAAAACTTGCTATGATGATGGGTAATACATTTGAAGTTGGTGGAGTTACGCAAACGTTAAAAAAAGAAGATGTTGAAAAAATTACATCTGCAATCTTAAAGAATGAAAAAGTTATGCCCTGTAAAGATGATGTTATCGAGTGGGTAAGCAAAAACAATAGCCTGGAACCAAAGGAATTGTCAGATTTTATGGATATTTTGGAAGAGCTGGAAGGGGAGACCAATAGAATTGATCTTTTCTACAATAAAAATGGAGGAAATGTAAAGAAA AAGGATGCTAAAAAGTCTGTTGCTGTTCCAAAGACAACACTTAAAACGTATCCAAAGCGAAAACAAAAG ccACCTAAAGGGAGTTGTTTAGTATTACAGCATCAG taTGGTGAAGACTCTATCGGAagcaattcaagcaataatgatGACTCGAGTGAAGAGGATGACAATTCTATTTGCGAATTCTCTGCTGAAAGTTTAAATGAAATTTCTGACGAGAACTTGCAAACAATGTCAGAAGTTGATGACTGTGAAGTGGAGAACCATCCTTTAAAAGATAGTTTGGACGAG AAAATTGCGAAATATGAAACAGTAAAGAAAAACGACCTTGTAAAAGGAAGAAAGCACTGCAGGACCATGTTTCTCGGTCTTACGTATGTATGTGAAGAATTAATGAAACGCAAAGATTATGATAACGtgtcaaaaacgaaaacatttacaGCAAACGAAGTAAAAAGATGCATTAGCAAAAACGAAAAAATGAAAGAAGCGTGCAAAGGAAAAGACGCCGACTACTGGaaatatttagttttaaatATGCGTGAGAAATACCAAAGAGCTATGAAAAGGGAAGAATACTGCAAATGTCGTCAGTGGTTAAATGAAGCAAAGGACATGATGAATCACTGGAATACTTAG